GGCTGAAACCAGCACTTCGAGGCTGGCCCGCGTCGCCTCGTCCATCGCCATGTGCGCGTGGCCCCCGCGCGCCACCGGGGGCAGCAGGAACGGCAGGCGCCCGCGCCCGACATGGTCGAGATAGGCGATCAGCCCGCCCGCCGCCGCCAGCATCGCGCGCGAAAAGGCGCCGAAGCCGTCGAGCGTGGCGACGCCATGGATGTCGCGCAGGCGCGTTTCGCCCGCCGCGCTGTCGAAGGTGCGGCCCTCGCGAGTGACCGCCTCGGGCGGGGCCATGTCCCAGTCCTGCGGGCAGACCACTTCGCGCGGGGAAAGCCGGGCGAGCGCGGCGCCGAGCGTCTGCGCGGTGCATTCCTCCAGTTCCATCGTGCCGGTCGAAATGTCGCAGGCGGCCAGCCCCAGGCTTTCGCGCAAGGGGCAGATTGCCACCAGCACGTTGGATTCGCGCGGGTTGAGCAGGGCTTCCTCGGTGAGCGTGCCTGCCGTCACGAAGCGCACGATGTCGCGCGCGACGAGCGCCTTGGAGCCGCCGCGCTTTTTGGCTTCCTCGGGCGTTTCGACCTGTTCGGCAATCGCCACCCGGCACCCGGCGCGGATCAGGCGGGCCAGATAGCTTTCCGCCGAATGGACCGGCACCCCGCACATCGGGATCGGCGCGCCGCTATGCTCGCCCCGGCTGGTCAGCGCGATGTCGAGGATCTGCGCGGCCTGCCGGGCATCGTCGAAGAACAGTTCGAAGAAATCGCCCATGCGATAGAACAGCAGGCAATCGGGGGCCTGATCCTTGAGCGCGAGATATTGCGCCATCATCGGCGTGGGAGCAGCAGGAGTAGCAGACATGGAGGCGGGGCTAGCCCATACGCCCCGGTTTCTCAAATCATCCGTCCCGGATATGAACAATCCGCCCGTGCAGTTTTGGCGCCGTTCCTGCCCGCTCCCTTTTGCGGGCCATTCGTGCTATGGGCGCGACCCAAGGCATCACGAAGAGGCTTATGCAGGTTCCACAAGGCCGGTCCCGGTTCGGGCGGTTTCATCTCGATTGGCGCGCCGGGGGGCTGCCCTGGCTGTCGATTCCCGGTCTGATCCTCGGCACTTTGCTGATCTGCATGCCGTTCGTGCTGGTCGAAGTGCCCCCGCTGGTCGACGTGCCGGGCCACATGGGTGCAGCCGCGATCGAGGCGGCCAGTCCGGCCAGCCCGCTGGGCAAGTACCTGGGCTGGAAATGGGTCTTCACGCTCAACATCGGCGGCGACGTGCTGATGAAGGTGCTGGGCGCGCAGTTCGGCATTCTGGCGGCGGGCTGGTGGAGCACGGTTCTGGCCACGGCGCTGTTTGCCGGGGGGGCGCTGGCCACGATCCGCATGGCCAACCCGCGCGGCGGCCATGGCGCGCCCTGGGCGATGATGTTCGTGTTCAGCTTCCCGCTGCTCACCGGCTTCCTCAACTATATTCTGGGTACCGGGCTTTCGCTCACGATGTTCGCGGCGGCGATCTGGCTTGAGGATCGCCCGCGCCTGCGCGCTGCCGTGCTTGTCGTGGCCCAGCCGCTGGCGATGCTGTGCCATGCCATTGGCGGGCTTTTGCTGGCCATTCTGATCGCCTCCAACGCCTTGGGCCGCGAGATGGACCGCCTGCCTGCGGGCTGGTGGCGGCGCAGCCAGTGGCGCACGGTTCTCTCCACGCACGACTGGAAGGCGGCCTTGCGGCGCCTCGTCGTGCTGTGCTGGCCGCTTCTGGCCACGGTGGTCACGATCATTTTGTGGAAGCTGCTGTCGCCTGCCCCGGTGCGCAGCCTCAACACCTGGCGCTGGGACCAGAAGGGCGAGTTCCTGTGGCTTACCTTGCGCGACCAGTCGTTCTGGCTCGACGCGGTGACGACGGTTGCCACTTTTGCGCTGCTGCTGGTCGGGCCGTTTCTGGGCGGGCGCTGGAACTGGCAGCGGGGCCTGCCCGGCCTTGCCGTCGCGGTGCTCTATGTGATCATTCCCAGCGACATCAACGGCAGCGCCTTTGTCGACGTGCGCCTGCTGCCCCCGGCCATGATGCTGCTGCTCGGCCTTCAGGACTGGAGCGGCGCGCCTGCCCGGCGTGCGAAAGCCATTGCGCTGGCGGGGCTGGCCCTGCTGGGCCTGCGCACGGTCGTCACCGCCGCCAGCTTTGCCGACTATGCCGACGATTTCCGCCAGCAGTTGTCGGCGCTCGAACATATCCAGCCGGGCAGCCGCGTGCTCACTTTTGTCGAGCATTCATGCATCGAGGAATCCTGGCGCAACACCCGGCGCGACCATCTCGCCAGCCTTGCGAGCGTCTATCGTCAGGCCTGGGTGAACGACAACTGGGCGATTCCGGGCCTGCACATGGTGGTCCCCCGGTTCCGCCCGGCGCGCAATTTCGTTGCCGATCCTTCCGAATTCGTGTGGTCGCGCGGGTGTCAGGGCGGGCGGCTGCGTTCGGTCGATTCGGCGCTGCGGTACGCCCCCATCGAGCGGGTGGACTATGTCTGGCTGATCGACACCGGGCTGCCGCGCAACCCCGATCCGCGCCTGCGCCTCGTCTGGCAGGAAGGGCGCAGCCTGCTCTTCGCCGTGCGTCCGCTCGGCTTCCCGACATGGCGCCCGCGCGATAACTGATCGCGCGGCGAGGACTCATAAAAAAGGGCTCATGAAAAAGGGCGCCGTGGCTTTGGCCACCGGCGCCCTTTCCGTATGGGATGAACCCTCTGGAATCAGATGAGCCCGGCCAGCGGGCTGGAGGGATCGGCATAACGCCGCGTGGCCATGCGCCCGGCCAGATAGGCGTCGCGCCCGGCCTCGACGGCGGCCTTCATCGCGCGGGCCATGCGGATCGGGTCTTTCGCTTCGGCAATGGCGGTGTTCATCAGCACGCCGTCGCAGCCCAGTTCCATCGCCACGGCGGCATCGCTCGCCGTGCCCACGCCCGCATCGACCAGCACCGGCACTTTGGCGCCTTCGACGATCATGCGGATCATCACCTTGTTCTGGATGCCAAGGCCCGAGCCGATCGGTGCGCCCAGCGGCATGATCGCGACGGCACCGGCTTCTTCGAGCTGGCGCGCGGCAATCGGGTCGTCGGCGCAATAGACCATCGGCAGGAAGCCTTCCCTGGCCAAAGTCTCGGTCGCGCGCAGGGTCTCGCGCATGTCGGGGTAGAGCGTGCGCGCCTCGCCCAGGACTTCCAGCTTGACCAGATCCCAGCCGCCCGCCTCACGCGCGAGGCGCAGCGTGCGGATGGCGTCTTCGGCGGTGAAGCACCCGGCGGTGTTGGGCAGGTAGGTGACCTTTTTGGGGTCGATATAGTCGGTCAGCATCGGCGCCTTGGGGTCCGAGACATTGACCCGGCGCACCGCCACGGTGACGATTTCCGCGCCCGAAGCGGCCAGCGCGGCGGCGTTCTGGGCAAAATCCTTGTACTTGCCGGTGCCCACGATCAGGCGCGAGCGGAACGTGCGGCCTGCCACCGTCCATGTGTCGCCGGAAGCCGTGTCATCGCTGGCCGGGGCATCGTCCTGCCCGCCGCCCACGAAATGGACGATTTCGAGCACGTCGCCCTCGCCCAGCGCCACGTCGGCAAGGGTCGAACGGGGCACGATGGCGCCATTGCGTTCGACCGCCACTTTGGCGGGATCGAGGTCGAGACTGCGCACGAGATCGGCGATCGAGCCGGGCGCGGCGCGGCGCGGTTCGCCGTTCAGGGTGATCGAAAGGGCGGACGGTGCGGGGTTCGTGGCCATGGCTGGTGCTTTAACGCAGGGAAAAACAGGCGCAAGCCGTTCAACAATCGCAGGTCGTCGAACAGGAC
The genomic region above belongs to Novosphingobium sp. IK01 and contains:
- the thiS gene encoding sulfur carrier protein ThiS, coding for MATNPAPSALSITLNGEPRRAAPGSIADLVRSLDLDPAKVAVERNGAIVPRSTLADVALGEGDVLEIVHFVGGGQDDAPASDDTASGDTWTVAGRTFRSRLIVGTGKYKDFAQNAAALAASGAEIVTVAVRRVNVSDPKAPMLTDYIDPKKVTYLPNTAGCFTAEDAIRTLRLAREAGGWDLVKLEVLGEARTLYPDMRETLRATETLAREGFLPMVYCADDPIAARQLEEAGAVAIMPLGAPIGSGLGIQNKVMIRMIVEGAKVPVLVDAGVGTASDAAVAMELGCDGVLMNTAIAEAKDPIRMARAMKAAVEAGRDAYLAGRMATRRYADPSSPLAGLI